A genomic window from Thermococcus sp. 21S9 includes:
- a CDS encoding MoaD/ThiS family protein: MKVKFYATLRELTGKKEIEISGVRTVGELLDKLDEMFPGIKKELID; encoded by the coding sequence ATGAAGGTGAAGTTTTATGCCACATTGAGAGAATTGACTGGAAAGAAGGAGATTGAAATCAGTGGAGTAAGAACTGTAGGGGAACTTCTGGACAAGCTTGATGAAATGTTTCCAGGAATTAAGAAAGAGCTGATTGACG